In a genomic window of Hyalangium gracile:
- a CDS encoding myxosortase-dependent M36 family metallopeptidase: MRLKEKLLTSLLLVPLTGTSAWAKERVNFDAFLVNRESRSLAATPEQLLARGARVEGMEERLGLPTVLWNDRHATERNGALATQRPEQAARVHLQKFADLYRLTSEDISSATLQSVHKTAFGPIIARFEQKVGGIEVFRSGVSVVMDRQNNLVAITGYMTPHEAVAARKSTVGTDFQLSAADAVARAFKDLTDTTLSARSLASVGTQGDYTRFAFETGVSAVVPHQMTEPARAKKVYFTLPDGLQPAFYVELSVGTKGSSESDYYSFVISAKDGSLLFRNNQTAEDAFSYRVWAHPTDFIPYDGPQGNDPTPHPTGTPNGYQAPWVAPNLITLQNVPYSRNDPWLPPNATQTNGNNADAYADLGAPDGFQPETDLRAPTSAPGVFDYTYDLSKSPSDSITQRRAAVVNLFYLNNYLHDAYYDVGFDEISGNAQARNFGRGGLENDSIKAEAQDYLGRNNANMSTPADGNRPRMQMYVFDGVPTLTVESPANLAGIREAGSASFGATVYNVTANALIPNPAGTTLGCTPFTAGTFDGKIAVIDRGSCDFNVKAQNAQTAGAVGVIIVNNAPGSAPGLGGTNAAVTIPTLSITQDTGVAWKQEVATNNTTIRLNMKKIADLDRDGTLDNTIVAHEWGHYISNRLVGNSNGLVNNQGRSMGEGWADFHAMLMAVRDEDRNRPGNNLFQGVYGMAGYVESGGANNGYYYGIRRVPYSTDMTKNALTFKHIGNWNALPSTHPINSTLPGGANGEVHNSGEVWASMLWECYASLLNAYSFAEAHHRMKSYLVAGYKATPNSPTMLEARDALLSVVAASDPADYARFLAAFAKRGAGVGAKAPHRDSADHIGVVESFANGNNLEITSVRLDDSVTGCDQDGVLDVGETGLLTVTVKNTGLGALGSFSGTVAASGATATLQFPNGNTLAFSTIQPGASATRTVPVKLNAVTGATPRAGITVTLTEPSVPTASKTAEYNNRVHYDEALSGSLVDRFDTEMTSWTSGLINRVPGWAGATERLADGTLNRYIHVPDLGTISDVPFLTPWMQVNPTGNTVLTFKYRHSLESDYSAAGWTAPYYDGVVLEISVDDLTWYDLYLDLGVNPGYTSFLEVGDNPLSDRAAYVGTNAGFPAWSTATVNFGTGLAGLPIRFRFRMGTDSAAGAYGFDIDDFQLSNVASGQYSSLVAETSDGTVCNRRPVADVGQSPRGYNEFDAAGNPTVITLNGSASFDPDGQPLTYQWTQTAGDPVDLQGANTATPSFVADTPYDNTYAFQLVVNDGVENSLPKTAVITVLNINRLPVAVATGPGSVAERTVPSIMLDATGSTDEDGEILTYTWTQTAGPAVTLSSATASRPTFPTPEVTQDTTFTFELVANDGYADSEPAEVSVVVTNVDRLPVANAGVDQTADGRKLVVVAGTGSDPDGEAVSYAWTQVDGPSVTLMDADRATAYFVSPDVKTQSTVTLQLTVTSASGGSSSDTVTITVRPDQAPNVNAGVDLFTQSGKTVTLFGSASDPENDAITYAWTQDVTDAEQVTLVGANTQTPSFTAPTVTADTVLHFTLTATANGLSTLDTVTVTVQPGTTPVDHDPVVTAGPDQSANAGATVTLGGFAHDADGDAITYAWTQAASDTEQVTLSSNSVASPFTAPNANTVLHFTLTVTANGKTASDNVAITVSASNSPVDHAPVVTAGPDQSANAGATVTLGGFASDADGDAITYAWTQAASDTEQVTLSSNSVASPTFTAPNANTVLHFTLTVTANGKTASDSVAITVQAGSTPVDHAPVVTAGPDQSANAGATVTLGGFASDADGDAITYAWTQAASDTEQVALSSNSVASPTFTAPNADTVLHFTLTVTANGKTASDSVSITVKATSSTGDQAPLANAGAARSVNARDAVTLQGFGVDPDGDAVTYAWTQAASDAQQVNLSGANTATPSFTAPDVKEPTALHFTLTVTANGKTATSSVTITVVKANRRPVGRGPTSLEENENMAITLDASQSSDPDGDTLTYRWVQTGGPAVQLTGQDSAALQFTTPEVSSDTLVSFSLVVTDADGFASDVVPVSVKVKNVNKAPAAQARHVAGDTAGQTVTLDALGSTDPDGERLSYKWEQTDGPEVSLSTTNQATVTFQAPDTDSNVTLAFKVTVTDASGASASQTVSVEIKPAAKDDDDGDGGCSSTGSSSGGAMLLALLAGVALSRRRITLR; this comes from the coding sequence ATGCGCTTGAAGGAAAAGCTGTTGACGAGCCTGTTGCTGGTGCCACTCACCGGCACCAGCGCCTGGGCGAAGGAGCGCGTCAACTTCGACGCATTCCTCGTGAATCGCGAGTCCCGGAGCCTGGCTGCGACCCCTGAGCAGCTGCTGGCCCGGGGAGCCCGCGTCGAAGGCATGGAGGAGCGGCTCGGCCTGCCCACCGTCCTGTGGAATGACCGGCACGCCACGGAGCGCAACGGCGCCCTGGCCACCCAGCGCCCGGAGCAGGCCGCGCGGGTGCACCTGCAGAAGTTCGCCGATCTCTACCGGCTGACGAGCGAGGACATCTCCAGCGCCACCCTGCAGTCGGTGCACAAGACGGCCTTCGGCCCCATCATCGCCCGCTTCGAGCAGAAGGTGGGCGGCATCGAGGTGTTCCGTAGCGGCGTCAGCGTGGTGATGGACCGCCAGAACAACCTGGTGGCGATCACCGGCTACATGACGCCGCACGAGGCGGTGGCCGCCCGCAAGAGCACCGTGGGCACGGACTTCCAGCTGAGCGCCGCGGACGCCGTGGCCCGGGCCTTCAAGGACCTGACGGACACCACCCTGAGCGCCCGGTCGCTGGCGAGCGTCGGCACCCAGGGCGACTACACCCGCTTCGCCTTCGAGACGGGCGTCAGCGCGGTGGTGCCGCACCAGATGACCGAGCCGGCCCGCGCCAAGAAGGTCTACTTCACCCTGCCGGACGGCCTGCAGCCCGCGTTCTACGTGGAGCTCTCCGTCGGCACCAAGGGCAGCTCGGAGTCGGACTACTACTCCTTCGTCATCTCCGCGAAGGACGGCTCGCTGCTGTTCCGCAACAACCAGACGGCGGAGGACGCGTTCTCCTACCGCGTGTGGGCCCACCCCACGGACTTCATCCCCTACGACGGTCCGCAGGGCAATGATCCCACCCCGCACCCCACGGGCACGCCGAACGGCTACCAGGCGCCCTGGGTTGCCCCGAACCTGATCACCCTGCAGAACGTGCCGTACTCGCGCAACGATCCGTGGCTGCCGCCCAACGCCACGCAGACGAACGGAAACAACGCGGACGCGTACGCGGACCTGGGAGCGCCGGACGGCTTCCAGCCGGAGACGGACCTGCGCGCGCCCACCTCGGCGCCGGGCGTCTTCGACTACACGTACGATCTCAGCAAGTCGCCGAGCGACAGCATCACCCAGCGCCGGGCGGCGGTCGTCAACCTGTTCTACCTGAACAACTACCTGCACGACGCTTACTACGACGTCGGCTTCGACGAGATCTCCGGCAACGCCCAGGCGCGCAACTTCGGCCGCGGCGGTCTGGAGAACGACTCGATCAAGGCGGAGGCCCAGGACTACCTCGGCCGCAACAACGCCAACATGTCCACGCCGGCCGACGGTAACCGGCCGCGCATGCAGATGTACGTGTTCGACGGCGTGCCGACCCTGACGGTCGAGTCGCCGGCCAACCTGGCGGGCATCCGGGAGGCGGGCAGCGCGTCGTTCGGCGCCACCGTCTACAACGTCACCGCGAACGCGCTCATCCCCAACCCCGCGGGCACCACGCTGGGCTGCACCCCGTTCACCGCCGGGACGTTCGACGGGAAGATCGCCGTCATCGACCGCGGCAGCTGCGACTTCAACGTCAAGGCGCAGAACGCGCAGACCGCGGGCGCCGTGGGCGTGATCATCGTCAACAACGCGCCGGGCTCCGCGCCGGGCCTGGGCGGCACCAACGCGGCCGTCACCATCCCGACGCTCTCCATCACCCAGGACACGGGCGTCGCGTGGAAGCAGGAGGTGGCGACCAACAACACCACCATCCGGCTGAACATGAAGAAGATCGCGGATCTGGACCGCGACGGCACGCTGGACAACACCATCGTGGCGCACGAGTGGGGCCACTACATCAGCAACCGCCTGGTGGGTAACTCCAACGGCCTGGTCAACAACCAGGGCCGGTCCATGGGCGAGGGCTGGGCGGACTTCCACGCCATGCTGATGGCGGTGCGCGACGAGGACCGCAACCGCCCGGGCAACAACCTGTTCCAGGGCGTCTACGGCATGGCCGGCTACGTCGAGAGCGGTGGCGCCAACAACGGCTACTACTACGGCATCCGCCGCGTCCCGTACTCCACGGACATGACGAAGAACGCGCTGACGTTCAAGCACATCGGCAACTGGAACGCGCTGCCGTCCACCCACCCCATCAACTCCACGCTGCCGGGCGGCGCCAACGGCGAGGTCCACAACAGCGGTGAGGTGTGGGCCAGCATGCTGTGGGAGTGCTACGCGTCGCTGCTCAACGCCTATTCGTTCGCGGAAGCGCATCACCGGATGAAGTCGTACCTGGTGGCCGGCTACAAGGCGACCCCGAACTCGCCGACCATGCTCGAGGCGCGCGACGCGCTGCTGTCCGTGGTGGCCGCCAGCGATCCGGCCGACTACGCCCGCTTCCTGGCCGCGTTCGCCAAGCGCGGCGCGGGCGTGGGCGCCAAGGCGCCCCACCGCGACAGCGCGGACCACATCGGCGTGGTGGAGAGCTTCGCCAACGGCAACAACCTGGAGATCACCAGCGTCCGGCTGGATGACAGCGTCACCGGCTGCGACCAGGACGGCGTGCTGGACGTGGGCGAGACGGGCCTGCTCACCGTGACGGTGAAGAACACCGGCCTGGGCGCGCTCGGCTCCTTCTCGGGCACGGTGGCCGCCAGCGGCGCCACGGCCACCCTGCAGTTCCCCAACGGCAACACCCTGGCCTTCTCGACCATTCAGCCTGGCGCCTCCGCCACGCGCACGGTGCCCGTGAAGCTCAACGCGGTCACCGGCGCCACGCCTCGCGCGGGCATCACCGTGACGCTCACCGAGCCGTCGGTGCCCACCGCGTCGAAGACGGCCGAGTACAACAACCGCGTGCACTATGACGAGGCGCTGAGCGGCTCGCTGGTGGACCGGTTCGACACGGAGATGACCAGCTGGACCTCCGGGCTCATCAACCGCGTGCCCGGCTGGGCGGGCGCCACCGAGCGGCTCGCGGACGGCACGCTCAACCGCTACATCCACGTGCCGGACCTGGGCACCATCTCCGACGTCCCGTTCCTCACCCCGTGGATGCAGGTGAACCCGACGGGCAACACGGTGCTGACGTTCAAGTACCGCCACTCCCTGGAGTCCGACTACAGCGCCGCCGGCTGGACCGCGCCCTACTATGACGGCGTGGTGCTGGAGATCTCCGTCGACGACCTCACCTGGTACGATCTGTACCTCGATCTGGGCGTCAACCCGGGCTACACCTCGTTCCTCGAGGTGGGTGACAACCCGCTGTCGGATCGCGCGGCGTACGTGGGCACCAACGCGGGCTTCCCGGCCTGGAGCACCGCCACCGTCAACTTCGGCACGGGGCTGGCCGGACTGCCGATCCGCTTCCGCTTCCGCATGGGCACGGACAGCGCCGCGGGTGCGTACGGCTTCGACATCGACGACTTCCAGCTGAGCAACGTCGCCAGCGGGCAGTACAGCAGCCTGGTGGCCGAGACGAGCGATGGCACCGTCTGCAACCGCCGCCCGGTGGCGGACGTGGGCCAGTCGCCGCGCGGGTACAACGAGTTCGACGCCGCGGGCAACCCCACGGTCATCACGCTCAACGGCTCGGCGAGCTTCGATCCGGACGGGCAGCCGCTCACCTACCAGTGGACGCAGACGGCCGGTGATCCGGTGGACCTGCAGGGCGCCAACACCGCCACGCCGAGCTTCGTGGCGGACACCCCGTACGACAACACCTACGCGTTCCAGCTGGTGGTGAACGACGGGGTGGAGAACAGCCTGCCGAAGACCGCCGTCATCACGGTGCTCAACATCAACCGCCTGCCGGTGGCGGTGGCCACGGGCCCCGGCTCGGTGGCCGAGCGCACCGTGCCCAGCATCATGCTGGACGCCACCGGTTCGACGGACGAGGACGGCGAGATCCTCACCTACACGTGGACGCAGACGGCCGGCCCGGCGGTGACGCTGAGCAGCGCTACCGCCTCGCGGCCGACCTTCCCCACCCCCGAGGTGACCCAGGACACCACGTTCACCTTCGAGCTGGTGGCCAACGACGGCTACGCGGACAGCGAGCCGGCGGAGGTCTCCGTGGTGGTGACCAACGTGGACCGCCTGCCCGTCGCCAACGCGGGCGTGGACCAGACGGCGGATGGGCGCAAGCTCGTCGTCGTCGCCGGCACGGGCAGCGATCCGGACGGCGAGGCGGTCTCCTACGCCTGGACCCAGGTGGACGGCCCCTCCGTCACCCTGATGGACGCCGACAGGGCCACCGCGTACTTCGTGTCTCCGGACGTGAAGACGCAGAGCACCGTCACCCTGCAGCTCACCGTCACCTCGGCCTCGGGCGGCAGCAGCTCGGACACGGTGACCATCACCGTGCGTCCGGACCAGGCGCCGAACGTCAACGCCGGCGTGGATCTGTTCACGCAGAGCGGCAAGACCGTCACCCTGTTCGGCTCGGCCAGCGATCCGGAGAATGACGCGATCACCTACGCGTGGACCCAGGACGTCACCGACGCCGAGCAGGTCACCCTGGTGGGCGCCAACACGCAGACCCCGTCCTTCACGGCTCCGACCGTGACGGCGGACACGGTGCTGCACTTCACGCTCACCGCCACCGCCAACGGCCTGAGCACCCTGGACACGGTGACCGTCACCGTGCAGCCGGGCACCACCCCGGTGGACCACGATCCGGTGGTCACCGCGGGCCCGGACCAGAGCGCGAACGCGGGCGCCACCGTCACCCTGGGCGGCTTCGCCCACGACGCTGACGGCGACGCCATCACCTACGCCTGGACCCAGGCCGCCTCGGACACCGAGCAGGTGACGCTGAGCTCCAACAGCGTGGCCAGCCCCTTCACGGCTCCCAACGCGAACACGGTGCTGCACTTCACCCTCACCGTCACCGCCAACGGCAAGACGGCCTCCGACAACGTGGCCATCACCGTTTCCGCCTCCAACTCCCCCGTGGACCACGCCCCCGTGGTCACCGCGGGCCCGGACCAGAGCGCGAACGCGGGCGCCACCGTCACCCTGGGCGGCTTCGCCAGCGACGCTGACGGCGATGCCATCACCTACGCCTGGACCCAGGCCGCCTCGGACACCGAGCAGGTGACGCTGAGCTCCAACAGCGTGGCCAGCCCGACCTTCACGGCTCCCAACGCGAACACGGTGCTGCACTTCACCCTCACCGTCACCGCCAACGGCAAGACGGCCTCCGACAGCGTGGCCATCACCGTTCAGGCCGGCTCCACCCCCGTGGACCACGCCCCCGTGGTCACCGCGGGTCCGGACCAGAGCGCGAACGCGGGCGCCACCGTCACCCTGGGCGGCTTCGCCAGCGACGCTGACGGCGACGCCATCACCTACGCCTGGACCCAGGCCGCCTCGGATACCGAGCAGGTGGCCCTGAGCTCCAACAGCGTGGCCAGCCCGACCTTCACGGCGCCCAACGCGGACACGGTGCTGCACTTCACCCTCACCGTCACCGCCAACGGCAAGACGGCCTCCGACAGCGTGAGCATCACCGTCAAGGCCACCAGCTCCACCGGCGACCAGGCCCCGCTGGCCAACGCCGGCGCGGCTCGCTCGGTGAATGCCCGTGACGCCGTCACGCTCCAGGGCTTCGGTGTGGATCCGGACGGCGACGCGGTCACCTACGCCTGGACCCAGGCCGCCTCGGACGCGCAGCAGGTCAACCTGAGCGGCGCCAACACGGCCACGCCGTCGTTCACGGCTCCGGACGTGAAGGAGCCCACGGCGCTGCACTTCACCCTCACCGTCACCGCCAACGGCAAGACGGCGACTTCCTCGGTGACCATCACCGTCGTGAAGGCCAACCGTCGCCCCGTGGGCCGCGGCCCGACGTCGCTCGAGGAGAACGAGAACATGGCCATCACCCTGGATGCGAGCCAGAGCTCGGATCCGGACGGTGACACGCTGACCTACCGCTGGGTGCAGACCGGTGGCCCGGCGGTGCAGCTGACCGGCCAGGACTCCGCCGCGCTCCAGTTCACCACGCCCGAGGTCTCCTCGGACACGCTGGTGTCGTTCTCGCTGGTCGTCACCGACGCGGACGGGTTCGCCTCCGACGTCGTCCCGGTCAGCGTCAAGGTGAAGAACGTCAACAAGGCTCCGGCGGCCCAGGCTCGCCACGTGGCCGGCGACACCGCCGGTCAGACGGTCACCCTCGACGCGCTCGGCTCCACGGATCCGGACGGCGAGCGGCTGAGCTACAAGTGGGAGCAGACGGATGGCCCCGAGGTGTCGCTGTCCACCACCAACCAGGCCACCGTCACCTTCCAGGCTCCGGACACCGACAGCAACGTCACCCTGGCCTTCAAGGTCACGGTCACCGACGCGAGCGGCGCCTCCGCCTCTCAGACGGTGAGCGTGGAGATCAAGCCGGCGGCCAAGGATGACGATGACGGTGACGGGGGCTGCTCCAGCACCGGCTCCAGCTCGGGCGGCGCGATGCTGCTCGCGCTCCTGGCCGGTGTGGCGCTGTCCCGCCGCCGCATCACGCTCCGCTAG
- a CDS encoding SDR family oxidoreductase yields the protein MSETRKKAEGSGPGTYFVTGYPGFIGKRLIEHIAREDPQGHIFALVQPKMLKDAQKHAARVQGARLELLTGDVVDMHLGLSGEEYQRLCEKVTDIFHLAAISNLSAPKETAWRVNVDGTRNMLELARDCEQLRRFNYFSSCYVAGDRVGVIAEDELDRGQTFRNPYEETKFQAEKIVQRASASLPVTIYRPCSVVGDSRTGEIDRFEGPYYLGILLVTSPMVVPLPLPGNGVAPLNVVPVDYIVSAVWHISRDERGVGRTFHLVDPNPMSARRVYELIAEKANRKLPRFNLSARAADVMLRLPVLEKLARPQRAAISYVNHLAIYNCHNTLELLDGTGIRCPPLASYLDQLVAYVREQYRKRRENLEVDDPLDHSPAPGAEEDAPGVRRPVS from the coding sequence ATGAGCGAGACGCGCAAGAAGGCAGAGGGCTCCGGACCCGGGACGTACTTCGTCACCGGCTACCCGGGGTTCATCGGCAAGCGGCTGATCGAGCACATCGCCCGCGAGGATCCCCAGGGCCACATCTTCGCCCTGGTGCAGCCGAAGATGCTCAAGGACGCGCAGAAGCACGCGGCCCGCGTGCAGGGCGCCAGGCTGGAGCTGCTCACCGGCGACGTGGTGGACATGCACCTGGGCCTGTCCGGCGAGGAGTACCAGCGCCTGTGCGAGAAGGTGACGGACATCTTCCACCTGGCGGCCATCTCCAACCTGAGCGCGCCCAAGGAGACGGCGTGGCGGGTGAACGTGGACGGCACGCGCAACATGCTGGAGCTGGCGCGCGACTGCGAGCAGCTGCGCCGCTTCAACTACTTCTCCTCGTGCTACGTGGCCGGCGACCGGGTGGGCGTCATCGCCGAGGACGAGCTGGACCGCGGGCAGACGTTCCGCAACCCGTACGAGGAGACCAAGTTCCAGGCCGAGAAGATCGTCCAGCGCGCCTCGGCCAGCCTGCCCGTCACCATCTACCGGCCCTGCTCGGTGGTGGGCGACTCGCGCACCGGAGAGATCGACCGCTTCGAGGGCCCCTACTACCTGGGCATCCTCCTGGTGACGTCGCCCATGGTGGTGCCGCTGCCGCTGCCCGGCAACGGCGTGGCCCCGCTCAACGTGGTGCCGGTGGACTACATCGTCTCGGCCGTGTGGCACATCTCGAGGGACGAACGCGGCGTGGGCCGCACCTTCCACCTGGTGGACCCCAACCCCATGAGCGCCCGCCGCGTGTACGAGCTCATCGCGGAGAAGGCCAACCGGAAGCTGCCGCGCTTCAACCTGTCGGCCCGGGCCGCGGACGTGATGCTGCGCCTGCCGGTGCTGGAGAAGCTGGCCCGGCCCCAGCGCGCCGCCATCAGCTACGTCAACCACCTGGCCATCTACAACTGCCACAACACCCTGGAGCTTCTGGACGGCACCGGCATCCGCTGCCCGCCCCTGGCCTCGTACCTGGACCAGCTCGTCGCCTACGTGCGCGAGCAGTACCGCAAGCGCCGCGAGAACCTCGAGGTGGACGATCCGCTCGACCACTCGCCCGCTCCCGGAGCGGAAGAGGACGCACCGGGAGTCCGGCGTCCCGTCTCTTGA
- the coaE gene encoding dephospho-CoA kinase (Dephospho-CoA kinase (CoaE) performs the final step in coenzyme A biosynthesis.), producing MRLYGLTGGIASGKSTVSRMLRELGAQVLDADAFARQVVEPGTPGLAAVAARFPNVLTPEGRLDRVKLGARVFGDATERAALNAIIHPLVGQAFLERVQELAAQGVERVVYDVPLLIENGLQGGMDGVILIWVPRPLQKARLMARDGLDDAAAEARLAAQLPLDEKRPHATWIVDNSGDLASTRAQVERVWQAVLARG from the coding sequence TTGCGGCTGTATGGGCTGACCGGCGGCATCGCGTCCGGCAAGAGCACCGTGAGCCGGATGCTGCGGGAGCTGGGCGCGCAGGTGCTGGACGCGGACGCCTTCGCCCGCCAGGTGGTGGAGCCCGGCACCCCGGGCCTGGCCGCCGTGGCCGCCCGCTTCCCCAACGTGCTCACCCCGGAGGGCCGGCTGGACCGGGTGAAGCTGGGCGCGCGCGTCTTCGGCGACGCCACCGAGCGCGCCGCCCTCAACGCCATCATCCACCCGCTCGTCGGCCAGGCCTTCCTCGAGAGGGTCCAGGAGCTGGCCGCCCAGGGCGTGGAGCGCGTCGTCTATGACGTGCCGCTGCTCATCGAGAACGGGCTCCAGGGCGGCATGGACGGCGTCATCCTCATCTGGGTGCCCCGCCCCCTCCAGAAGGCGCGGCTGATGGCCCGGGACGGGCTGGACGACGCGGCGGCCGAGGCTCGGCTGGCCGCCCAGCTCCCCCTGGACGAGAAGCGCCCCCACGCCACCTGGATCGTGGACAACTCGGGAGATCTGGCTTCCACGCGAGCCCAGGTGGAGCGGGTGTGGCAAGCGGTGCTCGCGCGCGGCTGA
- a CDS encoding multiheme c-type cytochrome gives MRTSGFWLLPLFLLVSASAGAADLVGPESCKGCHPAAYTAWQLSKHARATDSLSETQKKDARCLSCHAPDQAQGVTNVSCETCHGGGQYYAPSYVMKDPELSRLVGLVDPSEKLCRTCHDASSPSLRPFNFVESLKAIDHWSAERAKKNARAEAPPPPEPAKKK, from the coding sequence ATGCGCACATCCGGCTTCTGGCTCCTGCCCCTGTTCCTGCTCGTATCCGCTTCGGCCGGGGCGGCCGACCTCGTCGGCCCGGAGAGCTGCAAGGGCTGCCACCCGGCGGCCTACACGGCCTGGCAGCTGTCCAAGCACGCGCGGGCCACCGACTCGCTCTCGGAGACACAGAAGAAGGACGCGCGGTGCCTGTCCTGCCACGCTCCGGACCAGGCCCAGGGGGTGACCAACGTCTCCTGCGAGACGTGCCACGGCGGGGGCCAGTACTACGCGCCCTCCTATGTCATGAAGGACCCGGAGCTGTCCCGGCTGGTGGGCCTGGTGGACCCGTCCGAGAAGCTGTGCCGCACCTGCCACGACGCCTCCTCTCCCTCCTTGCGGCCATTCAACTTCGTGGAGTCGCTCAAGGCCATCGACCACTGGTCCGCCGAGCGCGCGAAGAAGAACGCCCGCGCGGAGGCCCCTCCACCGCCCGAGCCGGCGAAGAAGAAGTAG
- the yihA gene encoding ribosome biogenesis GTP-binding protein YihA/YsxC, whose translation MIKLIDAQFVTTAVELKGLPTGHAAEVAFVGRSNVGKSSMINALTGRKKLVRVSNTPGRTRTLNFFDVELERDGVRHKVRLADLPGYGFAKASKTERAQWEKMITTYLENRHRLEVVVSIIDAEVGPTPEDHVTLDYLQQKGRRILVVATKIDRIPKARRKPRLQALSQELSLPREAVMAFSSTDKLGVDEVWDALLGVIGSATRV comes from the coding sequence GTGATCAAGCTCATCGACGCCCAGTTCGTCACCACCGCCGTGGAGCTCAAGGGGCTGCCCACCGGGCATGCCGCCGAGGTGGCCTTCGTGGGGCGCTCCAACGTCGGCAAGTCCTCCATGATCAACGCCCTGACGGGGCGCAAGAAGCTGGTGCGCGTCTCCAACACCCCGGGGCGCACGCGCACGCTCAACTTCTTCGACGTGGAGTTGGAGCGCGACGGGGTGCGCCACAAGGTGCGCCTGGCGGACCTGCCCGGCTACGGCTTCGCCAAGGCCAGCAAGACCGAGCGCGCCCAGTGGGAGAAGATGATCACCACCTACCTCGAGAACCGGCACCGGCTGGAGGTGGTCGTCAGCATCATCGACGCGGAGGTGGGCCCCACGCCGGAGGACCACGTCACGCTCGACTACCTGCAGCAGAAGGGCCGGCGCATCCTCGTGGTCGCCACGAAGATCGACCGGATCCCCAAGGCCCGCCGCAAGCCCCGCTTGCAGGCGCTCTCGCAGGAGCTCTCCCTGCCCCGCGAGGCCGTCATGGCCTTCTCCTCCACCGACAAGCTCGGAGTGGACGAGGTGTGGGATGCGCTGCTCGGAGTCATTGGGAGTGCAACCAGGGTTTGA